The Actinomyces faecalis genome includes the window CGCGCTCAGGGCGAGTCGCGAGCAGCTCGCGGTAGGAGACCGCGGTAAGGCCACCGGGGTGGTTGGAGTGGCGGTAGGCGAACTTCTTGTCAGCCTTGCCGTTGGTGAGGGCGACCTTGTCAGCGTTGATGATGATGACGTAGTCGCCGCAGTCCGCGTTCGGGGCGAACTGGGGCTTGTGCTTCCCACGGAGCAGGGTCGCAGCCTGGGCCGCGAGGCGGCCGAGGACGACGTCGGTGGCGTCGATGACGTACCAGTTCTTCTCGACGTCGCCGGGCTTCGGTGTGTACGTGCGCACGGGCGTTGCCTTCGTTTCTCTTGGCGAGTGGACACGCTGGAACCAGCGCTCTAAGCAACGCTGTCCAGCGAGACCACCATGGTCAGGTGAGTGGTCGGAGCACTGGCGTACCGGGGCGAGTGGGACGGCACCGCGGAAGCGCACATACGTGCTGCACGACGATTGCCCACAATACCGGCGCGCCCATCAGGGGGTCAAAAGGTTCGCGGCTCCTGACCCCGTGAAACCCGCCACGTGAACCCGTCCCGACGGCCCAGGAGCACGCCGGACCGCACGGCACCGGTCAGCAGCCGCAGTCGTCCCCCTGGTTCCCCGGCAGCCTGCGCACCACCCGGGCACGCCGAGCCTGCACCGCCAGCTCCTCGTCCGGCGGGTAGGACACCTCCTCCAGCGTCAGACCGTGGGGCGGAGCGACTGGTGCCGCCCGCTCACGCGTGCGGGCGGCGAGCAGCTGTGCCGGCCAGGTCACCGGCTTCCGCCCCTGGCCGACGGCGAGCCCGGCGCCGACCAGCGAGCGGACCATCGAGTGGCAGAAGGCGTCAGCGACCACGGTCAGGACGACCAGGCCAGCGTCCGGCCCTGAGGCCGGCCTCTGCCACTCCAGGCGTCTGAGGGTGCGGATCGTCGTCGCTCCCTCGCGCGGCTTGCAGTAGGAGAGGAAGTCGTGCTCCCCGAGCAGGGCCTGAGCCGAGGCTGCCATGGACTCGACGTCCAGCTCCTGAGCGGTCCACAGCACCTGGCCACGCCGCGTCGGGTCGTAGGGCCGAGGGTTGTCGACGCCGGCACCGTCGTCAACGCGGTAGACGTAGCGGCGCTCCAGTGCTGAGAAGCGTGCGTCAAAGCCCGGCGGTGCGATCCGGGCACGGCGTACGACGACGTCGCTCGCCCCACGCGGTAGCGGCCCGATCTCGCCAGCCTCCACCGCCGCCTGCGCCTGGCACGCCAGGACCCCAGCCAGGCGGGTCACCAGAGCCTGCTGCGGCTGCCGGTCGGAGCGTCCGGGCAGGCTCCGCCACGCCTGCGCCCCGACGTCCAGGTGAGCAGTCTGGCCGGCTGCGTGCACACCCGTGTCCGTGCGCCCGGCGACGGTCAGTCTCACCGCTACGCGCAGGACGGTCTCCAGGGCACGAGTCAGGGTCCCCTCGACGGTACGCAGGCCCGGCTGCGCCGCCCACCCCTTGAACCCAGCGCCGTCGTAGGCCAGGTCAAGGCGGACACGGACCAGATCCCCCGCCGCCACGAGGTCATCTGCCCTCTTGTCCTGCTCCTGGCCGAGCGACTGGACGCTGGGCTGAGCGTTTCCGTCGTTCAACGCGCCGCTGCCGCGGCGGACCGTAATCCCGCCCTGGGCTGCGCTACTCGTCACTGGGTCCCACCACCTGGTCCACGGCGCGCACGCCGGCGATACTCGAGATCGCGTACATCAGGTCCGGACGGGCATGCGGCGAACCACCGTGCAGACTCATCTCCACCCGCAGAATCTTGCTCGGGTCCTCACGCACAGTCTGGGTACGCAGGAGTGCGGCGGTGAATCCGTGCTGGGTCGCCACCGCAAGGATCTGGGGCATGACTGCTGACCCCATCTCATACTCGATCACGGTCGTGATATCGCGATCCGCCTGAGGCAGTCGCCGAGCCACACGTGCCACCACGAACACCACGAGGTAGTGCAGCAGCAGTGCCAGAAAGGCGATCGGGATGAGACGCGCTCCGCAGGCGGTACCGATCGCTGCGCTGAGCCACACCGTCGCGGCTGTGGTCAGCCCCCGCACCGTGTCATTGTTGACGAAGATGACACCGGCCCCCAGGAAGCCGATCCCGGAGACGATCTGGGCGGCCACACGCGAAGGGTCAAAACCGGCGACAGCCGTCTGGTCCGGATGAAAACCATAGGCGCCGACGAGGGTAAACAGGCACGCCCCGACCCCCACCAGGATGTGTGTCTTCACCCCCGCGGACTTCAGGTGCATATGGCGTTCGACACCCAGGGCCAGGCACAGGAAGAAGGCGGCAAGCAGGGCGACAGCCTGCTCCCCCAGCAATTGCCACGTCATCCGATCTCCTTCACGGTTCCCAGGCCCGACACGGCGCCTGAGACCGTGACACTCATCGTGTAGGGATGCGCCACCGTGCCCTCACCTTCCCTGCGCCACATCGACGAGTGGGGGCCGGCTCCCCGCGGCCTCCCGTGTCCGGTCAGCAAGCGTTCGCCCGTCCCGGAGCGTGCCGACGCAATAGTGACGACGAGCAACCTCACGCCCCGCGATGAGGTCCTCGAGGACCTCGATAGCAGTGAGAGCCGTTTCCTCGATGGGATTGCGCACGGTCGCCAGGTCGGCGAGCTCCACGTCAATTCCAAGCCCGTCCATCCCCGTCACTGACACCTCACCCGGCACATCGAGCCCAATTTTTCGCGCCTGCACCACAAAGCGGACCCCACGCACATCATTGGCAAACATCACGCAGGTGTATGCACCGCCACGGACGTCAGCAGCAATGCGATGGGCCAGGGCGTCGGGGTCATGGATCAGGGCAGCACCATGAATCGGGAGGACGTCGATCCCCCTGGCCTGCAACGCGCTCTCCATGGCCGTGGCTCGGGCGAACTCGGTCCGAGAGCGTTCGGGGGTGTTGAACACCACCCCCACACGGCGGTGACCACGTTGGATCACGAGGTCCACGATCATCCGTGCATTGGCTCGCTCGTCATAGGCAACGTTGTAGAGATTCTCATCACTCTCTGGACGGGGCACGACGACGGTCGGGACCTGTGCTGCGATGGCAGCCACGTTCTTTGCAGGAATCATTCCCGAGGCCACGATGATGCCAGCCGGGCGGAGCTCAAGGAAGCGGAGCAGCTGATCTGTCTCCGTCACATCCTGCCCCTCGATCTCCTCCGCTATCCCCGTGGACACAGTGACTAGGAACAGTCCACGTTCGTGAGCACAGGTAATCAGCGCCTGCTGCAGGTAGGCATAGGAAGGAATGGTCGCATCCCGCAGTAGCAGTCCGATCAGCCCGCTGCGTCGGCGGGCCAGCTGGGCAGCCGCGGCATTGCGCACGTACCCCATCCTGGCAGCGCTTTGACGCACTCTCCTGGCTGCCGTCGGATCAACACGGGTATCACCGTTGAGCACCCTAGAGGCAGTCGCGCGCGATACTCCTGCATCCTGGGCGACGGCCGCCATCGTGACGCTCAGCTGGTTGAAGGACATGGTGCGATTCTCGTAGGTCAGACCGCCACCGTGTTGTGGCAGGGACGGGCAACAGGACGTCAGCCACGCCAGCTCCATCCTAGGCCGAGCCGCTGCACCAGCGGTAAGGCCGGTCAGCCCCCGTCCCGGACGCTCCATCACAGAGCCACCCTCAGGCCTGCCTGGCCTCAAGGTAGGGGCGCAGCAGCCACGGGTAGTCAGTCTGGATGACATCGGCCCCCTGGCGCACCAGACGCCCCCACCCCTGGTCAGGATCCTGGCGAAGACTCGTCAGGTCGTCCCACCCGCAGTAGCGGTCCCACCCGTCCTCGAGGTTGATCGCATTGAGCCAGATGAGCAGCCCCTGGGCCTTGAGGCCAGCAAGGTAGCCGGCGTCCGCCAGCTGATCGTCCGGGCGCTCGGCCAGGACCTCAAGCCCGATGAGGTTGATCCCCTCCCACGCCCTGACCCGATCGATCTCTTCCTCGCTGCGCACGATCGGGATAAACGGGAAGGCCGTCTCGCACTCAGCCAGTGCCCGTAAGCAGGTATCGCGAACCGGAGACTTCAGCACCATCAACGCCGGATCCGCCCACGTGGCCAGCTCGTCAAGAAAGCCCAGCTCCCAGTAGCGGTAGGAGCGGTCCACGTTGACCACCACCTCGGGCAGCGCACCGATGACGTCCCGGTAGGCCTCCACCGGCGCGACGCCGGCATTGGTCTGGAACCGCCCGTAACGTTGGGCCTGCACCTCTGTGGCCGACATGTCAGTCAGGCTCCGCGAGGCGCCCAGCAGTGTGCTCTCGTA containing:
- the rplM gene encoding 50S ribosomal protein L13, giving the protein MRTYTPKPGDVEKNWYVIDATDVVLGRLAAQAATLLRGKHKPQFAPNADCGDYVIIINADKVALTNGKADKKFAYRHSNHPGGLTAVSYRELLATRPERAVEKAVKGMVPHTKLGRAQLKKLKVYAGAEHPHASQNPQAFEITQVAQ
- the truA gene encoding tRNA pseudouridine(38-40) synthase TruA encodes the protein MAAGDLVRVRLDLAYDGAGFKGWAAQPGLRTVEGTLTRALETVLRVAVRLTVAGRTDTGVHAAGQTAHLDVGAQAWRSLPGRSDRQPQQALVTRLAGVLACQAQAAVEAGEIGPLPRGASDVVVRRARIAPPGFDARFSALERRYVYRVDDGAGVDNPRPYDPTRRGQVLWTAQELDVESMAASAQALLGEHDFLSYCKPREGATTIRTLRRLEWQRPASGPDAGLVVLTVVADAFCHSMVRSLVGAGLAVGQGRKPVTWPAQLLAARTRERAAPVAPPHGLTLEEVSYPPDEELAVQARRARVVRRLPGNQGDDCGC
- a CDS encoding MgtC/SapB family protein, giving the protein MTWQLLGEQAVALLAAFFLCLALGVERHMHLKSAGVKTHILVGVGACLFTLVGAYGFHPDQTAVAGFDPSRVAAQIVSGIGFLGAGVIFVNNDTVRGLTTAATVWLSAAIGTACGARLIPIAFLALLLHYLVVFVVARVARRLPQADRDITTVIEYEMGSAVMPQILAVATQHGFTAALLRTQTVREDPSKILRVEMSLHGGSPHARPDLMYAISSIAGVRAVDQVVGPSDE
- a CDS encoding LacI family DNA-binding transcriptional regulator — protein: MSFNQLSVTMAAVAQDAGVSRATASRVLNGDTRVDPTAARRVRQSAARMGYVRNAAAAQLARRRSGLIGLLLRDATIPSYAYLQQALITCAHERGLFLVTVSTGIAEEIEGQDVTETDQLLRFLELRPAGIIVASGMIPAKNVAAIAAQVPTVVVPRPESDENLYNVAYDERANARMIVDLVIQRGHRRVGVVFNTPERSRTEFARATAMESALQARGIDVLPIHGAALIHDPDALAHRIAADVRGGAYTCVMFANDVRGVRFVVQARKIGLDVPGEVSVTGMDGLGIDVELADLATVRNPIEETALTAIEVLEDLIAGREVARRHYCVGTLRDGRTLADRTREAAGSRPPLVDVAQGR
- a CDS encoding glycerophosphodiester phosphodiesterase family protein, which codes for MSDNILARRRQQAGRALVATHRGTAGGLVYPNTLAAAQLALVSGSDIVELDVVRTRDGQYVTFHDGYESTLLGASRSLTDMSATEVQAQRYGRFQTNAGVAPVEAYRDVIGALPEVVVNVDRSYRYWELGFLDELATWADPALMVLKSPVRDTCLRALAECETAFPFIPIVRSEEEIDRVRAWEGINLIGLEVLAERPDDQLADAGYLAGLKAQGLLIWLNAINLEDGWDRYCGWDDLTSLRQDPDQGWGRLVRQGADVIQTDYPWLLRPYLEARQA